TTCGCAGTGTGGGGCGCCGTGAAGAGGCCCTCCGAGAGGATTGTAAAGTGGATGGACTTCTCGGCGTATACAGTGGCGTTGCTGGGCTGGTACGCATTTATAAGCGGCACGATATGGGCCGCCGAAAGCTGGGGCTCCCCCCTCGCCCTCGACCCTAGGCAGATGTCTATACTTGTCCTAGCACTGGTATTCTCTATATACCCGGCGATTAGGAGGGGTGTCGAGGATCCCGACAGAAGCGTCAAGCTGGGCCAGGCGTTTATCGCGGCGGGGTTTGTCCTAGCTGTGGTGTCTCTCCTAGCGCCCGTCCTCGCGCAGGCCTACCACCCCAAGCCTGGGACGACGCTCGCCGGATCCATGGGGATGTACATGGGCTTACGCATCCTCCTCCTCATAGCTCTTTTCTTCTCAGTAATGTTTCTAGGCTCTGCCCGCCACGTCGCATGGATCTACGTAGTGGGCGTCTTGATTTCGCTGGCGCTGCTCTACCCCTGGCTTTTTTACAGCCCTGTCAGAGTTGTGAATGTTACGGCCACCTCCATTATCTTGGAAAATGGCAGGTCTGTGCCGGTGCCGCCTGGCGAGGTTCTCAGCCCCGTGGAGGTGGGCGGAGTCCCCACGTTGCCTAAGAACTACGTTGCTGTGATCGGGGGGAGGGTTGAGCTGGTGAGGCATTTTAGTGCGTTTGTAAATTCTGCGCTTTACTTCATTTTCATGGCTTTACTCCTCAAGCTGAGGGAGAGGCTATGAAGAGGTGGGTGTTGGCCGGGGTCTTAATTGCCGTGTTTCTGGCGGCCGGCATAGCCTCGCTTTATATAGGCACGCCGAGGGACGTGTCTGATCTCGAACGCTTCTCGGGTGGAAAAGTGCGGGTTTCTGGTAAACTTGTGACGTATGGCAAGTCTGGGGACTACCTCTACCTAATCCTCGAGGGGAGGGACGGCTTTAGAATCACGGCGGTTGTGCCGTATGTAGAGGTGTTGAAGGTGGCTGGCCCCTCCTTCCAGTTCAGCGACGAGGTTGTGGTTGAGGGCTTCTACAACCCCAGTACAAGGGTGTTGAACATAACCACCATTCTAAAGGGTTGCCACTCTGCCTACTATGCGCCGGTTAAGAGCTGAGTTGTTAAACATTAGATTTTATGTACATGTTTTATAGAAATCTTTTTATCGAGATTGGTATTTGAAAATGTGTATACTTATAAGTATATATCCGAGTGGGGGGATGTGATTGAGGCTGTTGACGTGTGGAAGCGCCTAGGCGGGGGCTGGGTGTTGAGGGGGCTGACTCTTAGAGTTAACAGCGTTGTGACGCTTGTCGGGCCTAATGGCTCTGGCAAGACGACTCTAGTCAGGATAATCGCCGGCGTTTTGGAGCCCACCAGGGGGGAGGTTTATGTAGACGGGAGGAGGCCTAAGGTGCCGGCTAGTTTGCTGGGCGTGGTTTTCCACAACCCGATGCTGTATCCAGAGCTCACAGTGAGGGAGAATTTAAAGCTGTTTGGAAAGATGGCTGGTGGGAGACTGGAGGGGTGCCCCCTGGGAGTTTGTAAAGTGCTTAACAAACCTGTGAAGGCGCTGTCATTTGGCTGGAGGAGGCGTGTGGACATCGTGAGGGCTCTCCTGCCGGATCCGCCTAATTTAGTAATCGACGAGCCCACCACAGGCCTAGACGAGGAGGCGAGGGGGGAGCTTCTTGACATCCTGAGGCAGAGAAGCGCGGCGTTGCTCACATCTCCATTCCCACTGGGCGTAGGCGTGCAGGTGGGCATCGAGGAGGTTCAGTATGTGGGAGGTAGTTAAGGCAGATTTCAAGGCGGCGTCCCGTAGGCTGGAGGAGCTTGTCTTTATTGCAGTTGCCGGAGTGGCGGCCGGGGTGCTGGGGTCCTTCGCAGGCGGTGCCTCTGTTTACCTCGTCGCGCTTTTAATGTCTCAAATCGCTGCGTATCTCTACGTCATTAGGGATTGGGACCGAGGAGTGTTGGAGGGCCTCATCTACTACATAGGCCACGTCGGCGTCTACGTCTCTAAGCTCGTGGTCACCTCGACGGTGGCTCTTGCATCGACAGCTCTCGCCTGTCTATTTATCAACATCTCCTATCTCCCATCCGCCGCGGTGGGGGCGTTGTTGCTATCTGCCACCAGCTCGCTGGCCGCGTTGTTTGCCGTATATGGCGGCCTCCCGCCTCCTGCGGCGACTGCCATGTCGCTTGTGCTGGCGCTTCCGCTGGTTGTTAGAGTTGTAGAGGGTGGGTTTGTGGTTTCTCTCGCAATGGTCGCAGTGGTTGTGGGTATGGGTGTGATAGTTTCGGCGTTGCTTGACAAGGTATGAGACTCCTCTTCATATTCTTGCTTGTCGTAGCTGTTGTTTCTGCCAGCTATGTGGAGAAGGGCGCTTTAGTGTTCCAAGTGATAGACTCCCCCAAGGCGGTGGAGGGTAGGTTTTTGTTGTATTTCTACCAGCCGCTGTGTGAGGAGTGTAGGGTGCTTGAGGCAGAGGTGTTTTCCGACAGAGCTGTGGCCGCCGCGCTTTCGGGATATCAGCTGTACGCTATAGATATCTCTAGGTCTCGGGTGGATTACATAGACGTCTATATAGATGGGCAGGTTGTGTACGTCGACCACGGCGTGGTGAAGTACTTCGTAACGAGGGGTGAGAGGAGGTTTCTAATCCCCGGCACGCCCACCGTGGTGATCGGCGTAAGGGAGGGGGACGTGATTAAGATGCTGGGCTTCTGGACCGGCGCAGACATGCCTCCCGGAGTGAAGCTTAAAGACGCCTTTATACAGTTTTTAAAAGAGGCCTCGGCAGAGAGAGGCGCAGAGGCCCGAGGTGGATCTGATTTCTATATCTGGCCTCTAGTCTTTACTTTTTTGATGGGCGTGGCCAGCGTATTCTCTCCATGTGTCCTGCCTGTCTTAGGCGTCGCGGCGGTTTCCCACTTCGCCCGGCGCAGTGTAGGTAAGGTGCTCTCTGGTTTAGTTGTTGCCTACGCCGTTTTCGGCGTCTTGGTGGCCGCCCTGGGCGAGGTGGCGTCATCTGCGAAGTTTCTGGTTACAGCTATAGGAGGGGTGGTACTCCTGGGGATGGGGCTGGTGTTGCTTGTAGATAGGTTGAATATTAAATACGCCGTGGCTATGTCCCGGCTTCAGACATCGGCGTTTAAAAAACTCGGCGGCGCGGGGGATTTCCTCCTCGGCTTATCTCTCGGCGGCGTCTGGATGCCGTGTATCCTGCCGTATACAAGCTTCGCCACTGTGCTGGCCCTATCATCACTCGCCGGCAACTTCGCGTTGTTGTTTCTATCGCTTCTGCTCTACGGCGTGGGCCTCGCCGCCGCCAGCTACATGGTAATTAAGGGTCTCTTCAGACGCGTGGCCGGGGGGAGGAGGCTGGAGAGGGCGGTGGGGATCGCCGCGATGTTGCTCGGCGTTTATATGCTGGCGGCTGTGTTGATATGAATTTTGTAGACCGCCTTGTCGCGCTTTCACTTACGCATAAAGAGGTAGATGTAAATACCTTGTCGGAGGTGGCGCGGGGAGTTCACAAGAGGTGCGTGGAGGCTCCCTATCCAATTTTTGTCCTCCACACCTGTAACAGAGTAGAGGCGTATCTATATGACGTGCCAAGGGAGTTTATAAGCTTCATAAAAGAGGGCTACGCGCCGTACATAGGCAGACTAGTTGAATACAGGGGGCTGGACGCCGCTAGACACCTCTTTCGCGTAGCCGCCGGACTGGAGTCTATGCTAATCGGCGAGACGGATGTTCTAGGCCAGGTTGAGGAGGCGTTTGATAGACAGGTAAAGGCTGGCTACACCCGCGGCCTTCTTAAGACAGTGGTGGAGAGAGCTATAAGAGTGGGGAAGCGCGTCAGAACTGAGACCGGCATATCCAGAGGGCCACGTAGTCTTGGAACTCTGGCGATTATGTATGTACAGAAGAAGCTTGACCTCTCCACTGCGAAGATATGCGTCATTGGTCTAGGCGCGGTTGGCCGTGGATTAGTCAGGAGCTTGAGAGAAATGGGGGCGGGGGATGTGGTGGCGGTAAACCGTACTGTGGATAAAGGAGCGGATCTGGGCGTGGTGGTGTGGGCGTTGACTGAGGAGTCTGTGGAGAGATGTCTCAAGGAGTTTGACGTGGTCTTCACCGCCGTTTCTGCTTTTGAGCCGGTGATTAAGCAGTTGCCGCAGGGGGCCAGGGTAAGTTTGATAGTTGATTTAGGGATGCCTCGAAACACCGCGCCGGGGGTCCCCAACGTGGTGACTTTAGAAGATTTGAGATCTCTCGCCGAGGAGTACAACAAGAGCCGCGTTGCAGAGGTGGAGAAGGCGGAGAGGATTGTGGAAGAGGAGGTGCAGTCGCTTGAGCTGTTTCTAAGGAGGCGTTGGGTCGAGGAGAGGTGGGCTGGGCTACTGTCCTACTGGGTTAAGATCGCCGAGGATGAGGGCGAGAGGGCCGGCGGGGGGCTTGCGAAGACCGCCGCCCTAAGCGCAGTCAAGAAGAGCATTCTCCCACTTATCAACTACACGAAGTACATGGCGCTTGAAAAACCTGAAGAGGCTGACAGACTTATTTCAATTCTTGAAAAGGCGTATAAAATTAAATAGATGAGGAGGCGTATAAGGCCTATGTCTAGATCTACAGTGCCTGTGGAGGGAGACGTAGCTAAGGAGCTGTCAACGGTGGCCAAGTCTCAGGGTTTTTCCGTGTTGAGGCTGGCCTCGGATTCCCTTAGGCTGGCCCTCGAGCTTTTGAAACGCGGAATCACCCCAACCAGAGCTATAGAGATGTGGAAGCTGACTGAGAAAATCGCGGCGTTCGACGCGGTGCCCGTCCCCCTCTCCTACCTAGAGCTGGTAGCTAAGAAGTGGGGGGTTTGCGAAGATCCTGAGGTAGAGGCCTTCCTTAGGGAGATAGGAGCTAAGTTTGGCAAAACCGTTGCGGGGGAGTTCAGGAGCTTCGGCGAGTTTATGTCTGTGGCTACCCAGTTTCTCTCAATGTTGCCGGTGGCTAGGCTCTCCCTCAGCCGGGGCGGCAACACGTGGCGTATTGTCTTCACCTCGGCGGGGTCCTTTTCTGTGAAGTGCC
The sequence above is drawn from the Pyrobaculum ferrireducens genome and encodes:
- the ccsA gene encoding cytochrome c biogenesis protein CcsA, encoding MTGWRFLLYILIAADVLSAIYLVGWGPFPLIISELGAPTAYLNVYVHVPAAILLYIVAVVALAFAVWGAVKRPSERIVKWMDFSAYTVALLGWYAFISGTIWAAESWGSPLALDPRQMSILVLALVFSIYPAIRRGVEDPDRSVKLGQAFIAAGFVLAVVSLLAPVLAQAYHPKPGTTLAGSMGMYMGLRILLLIALFFSVMFLGSARHVAWIYVVGVLISLALLYPWLFYSPVRVVNVTATSIILENGRSVPVPPGEVLSPVEVGGVPTLPKNYVAVIGGRVELVRHFSAFVNSALYFIFMALLLKLRERL
- a CDS encoding ATP-binding cassette domain-containing protein, which translates into the protein MYTYKYISEWGDVIEAVDVWKRLGGGWVLRGLTLRVNSVVTLVGPNGSGKTTLVRIIAGVLEPTRGEVYVDGRRPKVPASLLGVVFHNPMLYPELTVRENLKLFGKMAGGRLEGCPLGVCKVLNKPVKALSFGWRRRVDIVRALLPDPPNLVIDEPTTGLDEEARGELLDILRQRSAALLTSPFPLGVGVQVGIEEVQYVGGS
- a CDS encoding cytochrome c biogenesis protein CcdA; its protein translation is MRLLFIFLLVVAVVSASYVEKGALVFQVIDSPKAVEGRFLLYFYQPLCEECRVLEAEVFSDRAVAAALSGYQLYAIDISRSRVDYIDVYIDGQVVYVDHGVVKYFVTRGERRFLIPGTPTVVIGVREGDVIKMLGFWTGADMPPGVKLKDAFIQFLKEASAERGAEARGGSDFYIWPLVFTFLMGVASVFSPCVLPVLGVAAVSHFARRSVGKVLSGLVVAYAVFGVLVAALGEVASSAKFLVTAIGGVVLLGMGLVLLVDRLNIKYAVAMSRLQTSAFKKLGGAGDFLLGLSLGGVWMPCILPYTSFATVLALSSLAGNFALLFLSLLLYGVGLAAASYMVIKGLFRRVAGGRRLERAVGIAAMLLGVYMLAAVLI
- a CDS encoding glutamyl-tRNA reductase, whose amino-acid sequence is MNFVDRLVALSLTHKEVDVNTLSEVARGVHKRCVEAPYPIFVLHTCNRVEAYLYDVPREFISFIKEGYAPYIGRLVEYRGLDAARHLFRVAAGLESMLIGETDVLGQVEEAFDRQVKAGYTRGLLKTVVERAIRVGKRVRTETGISRGPRSLGTLAIMYVQKKLDLSTAKICVIGLGAVGRGLVRSLREMGAGDVVAVNRTVDKGADLGVVVWALTEESVERCLKEFDVVFTAVSAFEPVIKQLPQGARVSLIVDLGMPRNTAPGVPNVVTLEDLRSLAEEYNKSRVAEVEKAERIVEEEVQSLELFLRRRWVEERWAGLLSYWVKIAEDEGERAGGGLAKTAALSAVKKSILPLINYTKYMALEKPEEADRLISILEKAYKIK